From a region of the Dyella jiangningensis genome:
- a CDS encoding nucleoside deaminase translates to MLSLQIHLTLPPWIGDVVDERKRYVTDEERVGLAIELSRRNIEHGQGGPFGAAVFNADGRVVSVGVNRVVPQTCSVAHAEMMAYMTAQQRLAAFRLNQDGGSYTLATSAQPCCQCYGATVWAGVDELLIGARSEDVEELTEFDEGPLPADWVGELERRGIAVRRDILRDEARSVLAAYGQTGQHY, encoded by the coding sequence ATGCTCAGTCTTCAGATTCACCTGACCCTGCCGCCGTGGATCGGCGATGTGGTCGACGAGCGGAAGCGCTACGTCACCGACGAGGAGCGCGTGGGTTTGGCGATCGAACTGTCACGACGCAACATCGAGCATGGACAGGGCGGCCCGTTCGGCGCCGCCGTGTTCAACGCCGACGGCCGCGTCGTGTCGGTGGGCGTCAATCGCGTCGTGCCACAGACCTGCTCGGTCGCGCACGCGGAAATGATGGCGTACATGACCGCGCAGCAGCGCCTCGCCGCGTTCCGCCTCAACCAGGACGGTGGCAGCTACACGCTGGCCACCAGCGCGCAGCCGTGTTGCCAGTGTTACGGCGCTACCGTGTGGGCCGGCGTGGATGAACTGCTGATCGGCGCGCGTTCCGAAGACGTGGAAGAACTCACCGAGTTCGACGAAGGTCCGCTGCCGGCGGACTGGGTGGGCGAGCTGGAGCGACGCGGCATCGCCGTGCGCCGGGACATCCTGCGTGACGAAGCGCGCAGCGTGCTCGCCGCCTACGGCCAGACCGGGCAGCACTATTGA
- a CDS encoding TVP38/TMEM64 family protein: protein MSRLRAALPLILLVVAGIVLFSSGALDRLHPEQLVMHQAQLRTDIANAPWLSRITFIGLLTLAMSTGIPGTVIIIMAGGFAFGALEGSIYGSIGLTLGTLILFLASRYAFGAGSKHPPAIVDKLHHGFERHPVAYTMFLRFIPVAPFGLITVGLAWLRCPLWLFLGASWLGGTVSLIFETSIGAGLGEALAQSQGHFGLGLLMQRSIWMPLSAIGLLALLPLLVERFSRRRRQAGLATSANSHDR from the coding sequence TTGAGCCGCCTGCGCGCTGCCTTGCCGCTGATCCTGCTGGTCGTGGCCGGCATCGTGCTGTTCAGCTCGGGCGCGCTGGACCGCCTGCACCCTGAGCAGCTGGTGATGCACCAGGCACAGCTGCGCACGGACATCGCCAATGCGCCCTGGCTCAGCCGCATCACCTTCATCGGCCTGCTCACCCTCGCCATGTCGACCGGCATCCCCGGTACGGTCATCATCATCATGGCCGGCGGGTTCGCCTTCGGCGCGCTGGAAGGAAGCATCTACGGCTCGATCGGGCTCACGCTGGGCACGCTGATCCTGTTTCTGGCGAGTCGCTATGCCTTCGGCGCCGGCAGCAAGCATCCGCCGGCGATCGTCGACAAGCTGCACCATGGTTTCGAGCGTCATCCGGTGGCTTACACCATGTTCCTGCGCTTCATACCGGTGGCGCCGTTCGGGTTGATCACGGTGGGGCTCGCCTGGCTGCGTTGCCCGCTGTGGCTGTTCCTCGGCGCCAGTTGGCTGGGCGGCACCGTCTCCCTGATTTTCGAGACGTCCATCGGCGCCGGACTCGGCGAGGCCCTGGCGCAAAGTCAGGGCCATTTCGGCCTAGGCCTTCTGATGCAGCGCTCGATCTGGATGCCGCTCAGTGCGATCGGACTGCTCGCCTTACTGCCCTTGCTAGTGGAACGCTTCAGCCGCCGACGACGCCAGGCAGGGCTCGCTACCTCGGCAAATTCCCACGACCGGTAA